The Daucus carota subsp. sativus chromosome 2, DH1 v3.0, whole genome shotgun sequence genome includes a window with the following:
- the LOC108206645 gene encoding josephin-like protein, whose protein sequence is MDEKQQQEVYHEKQRLQFCLLHSLNNLFQEKDAFTRADLDAIAEKLVLDDPTRGKWTPLSLIFKPHHNAVTGNYDINVLIAALEGKGKRVVWHDRRNGVASLDLDGSQGKLMGIVLNVPERKYGGLWRSRHWVALRRIEGVWYNLDSDLAVPSTYKDTEEVRESLDRAISGGAEILLVMFPENSPQPVRKPDADVREGSVFNKQNSSRRGESKLTGTCRFRLPGRLELLPMRYIQNLGHKVAAALRLVSRRRGGDFKERSSSGRAKPLVAPVDSHRAEAIDECIEFIKSSNSVSQKMNSS, encoded by the exons ATGGATGAGAAGCAGCAGCAGGAAGTGTATCATGAGAAACAAAGATTGCAATTTTGTCTACTACACTCCCTTAACAATCTTTTCCAG GAAAAGGATGCATTTACGCGGGCTGATTTGGATGCCATTGCTgaaaaacttgttcttgatgaTCCAACTAGGGGAAAATGGACACCTTTATCTCTTATATTCAAGCCTCACCATAATGCAGTTACAGGGAATTATGATATAAACGTGTTGATTGCGGCACTTGAAGGGAAGGGGAAGAGGGTTGTGTGGCATGATCGGAGAAATGGAGTGGCTTCTCTTGATCTTGATGGATCTCAAGGCAAGTTAATGGGTATTGTGCTCAATGTACCTGAAAGAAAGTATGGGGGACTTTGGAGAAGTAGGCATTGGGTTGCTTTGAGACGGATTGAAGGGGTTTGGTATAATTTGGATAGTGATTTAGCTGTTCCTTCTACTTATAAAGATACCGAGGAAGTTAGGGAATCCTTGGATAGAGCCATCTCTGGCGGTGCCGAGATACTGCTTGTAATG TTCCCAGAAAACAGTCCTCAGCCAGTCCGTAAACCCGATGCTGATGTCAGGGAAGGATCAGTGTTCAACAAGCAAAACTCTAGTAGGAGAGGTGAATCGAAGTTGACAGGAACCTGCAGATTTAGGTTGCCGGGAAGACTGGAATTATTGCCAATGAGATATATTCAGAATCTCGGTCACAAAGTTGCTGCAGCTCTGCGTTTGGTTTCCAGGAGGAGAGGGGGTGATTTCAAGGAGAGATCTTCGTCAGGACGAGCAAAGCCTTTGGTGGCTCCAGTAGATTCTCATAGAGCTGAAGCTATCGATGAATGCATCGAGTTCATTAAATCCTCAAACTcagtctctcagaaaatgaacTCATCCTGA
- the LOC108208806 gene encoding phosphomethylpyrimidine synthase, chloroplastic isoform X2 produces MASVNTALTSFVCKSGVHSASSKLPNTAFLPGFDVSGNAASTWKKENYIPSFSGPRATLTFDPSSTNKEKTTKHRKHTVDPAAPDFLPLPAFDQCFPRSTKEYTEVTHEETGHVLKVPFRRIHLAGDEPHFDTYDTSGPQDISPRIGLPKLRKEWIDRREKLGLPRFTQMFYAKKGIITEEMVYCAAREKLDPEFVRAEVARGRAIIPSNKKHLELEPMIVGRNFLVKVNANIGNSAVVSSIEEEVQKLQWATMWGADTIMDLSTGRHIHETREWILRNSAVPVGTVPIYQALEKVDGIAENLNWEVFRETLIEQAEQGVDYFTIHAGVLLRYIPLTAKRMTGIVSRGGSIHAKWCLTYHKENFAYEHWDDILDICNQYDIALSIGDGLRPGSIYDANDTAQFAELLTQGELTRRAWEKDVQVMNEGPGHIPMHKIPENMQKQLEWCNEAPFYTLGPLTTDIAPGYDHITSAIGAANIGALGTALLCYVTPKEHLGLPNRDDVKTGVISYKIAAHAADLAKGHPHAQAWDDALSKARFEFRWLDQFALSLDPMTATSFHDETLPSDGAKVAHFCSMCGPKFCSMKITEDVRKYAEEHGYGSAEEAVQQGMDAMSAEFLAAKKTVSGEQHGESGGEIYLPADYINSAKK; encoded by the exons ATGGCTTCGGTGAATACTGCTTTGACATCTTTTGTTTGTAAGAGTGGAGTCCATTCCGCTTCCTCAAAGTTGCCAAATACTGCTTTTTTGCCTGGATTTGATGTAAGTGGAAATGCTGCTAGCACTTGGAAGAAGGAAAACTACATCCCTTCCTTCTCAGGACCTAGAGCTACATTGACCTTCGATCCTTCTTCAACCAATAAGGAAAAGACAACTAAGCACAGGAAGCACACTGTTGATCCTGCAGCCCCTGATTTCCTTCCTCTTCCAGCATTTGACCAGTGTTTTCCAAGGAGCACTAAAGAATATAC GGAAGTTACTCATGAAGAAACTGGTCATGTGCTTAAAGTTCCATTCAGACGTATACATTTGGCAGGAGATGAACCTCATTTTGATACCTATGATACAAGTGGTCCCCAAGACATAAGCCCCAGGATTG GTCTTCCCAAGTTGCGGAAGGAATGGATTGACAGGCGGGAGAAGTTAGGTTTACCAAGATTTACACAAATGTTCTATGCTAAGAAAGGGATTATAACAGAGGAAATGGTGTACTGTGCTGCACGTGAGAAGCTTGATCCAGAGTTTGTAAGGGCAGAGGTTGCCCGTGGCCGTGCTATCATTCCTTCCAACAAGAAGCATCTAGAATTGGAGCCGATGATAGTCGGAAGGAACTTCTTGGTTAAGGTGAATGCGAATATTGGAAATTCGGCTGTTGTGAGTTCCATTGAGGAAGAAGTCCAGAAGCTTCAGTGGGCCACAATGTGGGGTGCTGACACTATTATGGATCTCTCTACAGGACGTCACATCCATGAAACTCGTGAGTGGATTTTACGTAATTCAGCTGTTCCAGTAGGCACCGTTCCCATCTATCAAGCACTTGAAAAGGTAGATGGAATTGCAGAAAATCTGAACTGGGAAGTTTTCAGAGAGACTTTGATTGAGCAGGCTGAACAAGGTGTAGATTATTTTACCATCCATGCAGGAGTCTTGCTTCGCTACATCCCACTAACTGCGAAACGAATGACTGGAATTGTTTCTCGAGGGGGATCTATCCATGCAAAGTGGTGTTTAACTTATCACAAGGAAAATTTTGCCTATGAGCACTGGGATGACATACTGGATATCTGCAATCAGTATGATATAGCATTGTCCATAGGTGATGGCCTGCGACCAGGGTCGATATACGATGCCAATGACACTGCTCAGTTCGCAGAGCTCTTAACTCAAGGAGAATTGACACGTAGAGCTTGGGAAAAAGATGTTCAG GTGATGAATGAAGGGCCTGGACATATTCCAATGCACAAGATTCCAGAGAACATGCAAAAACAGCTGGAATGGTGTAATGAAGCGCCCTTCTACACCCTTGGACCTTTGACCACTGATATTGCTCCTGGTTATGATCACATCACATCAGCCATAGGTGCTGCCAACATAGGCGCCCTTGGTACAGCGCTTCTCTGTTATGTCACTCCAAAAGAGCACCTTGGTTTGCCTAATAGGGATGATGTCAAAACTGGGGTCATATCATATAAGATTGCTGCTCATGCTGCTGATTTAGCAAAAGGTCATCCACATGCTCAAGCCTGGGATGATGCACTTAGCAAGGCCAGATTTGAGTTCCGTTGGCTGGATCAGTTTGCATTGTCATTGGACCCAATGACTGCCACATCCTTCCATGATGAAACCTTGCCATCAGATGGTGCAAAAGTGGCACATTTCTGCTCTATGTGTGGGCCAAAGTTCTGCTCCATGAAGATCACAGAAGATGTTCGCAAGTATGCGGAGGAGCATGGTTATGGAAGTGCGGAAGAAGCCGTTCAACAGGGGATGGATGCTATGAGTGCTGAATTTCTGGCAGCAAAAAAAACTGTGAGTGGTGAACAGCATGGCGAATCTGGTGGAGAAATCTACCTGCCGGCAGACTACATCAATTCGGCAAAGAAGTGA
- the LOC108208806 gene encoding phosphomethylpyrimidine synthase, chloroplastic isoform X3 produces the protein MLAIDPLRPLINIQFHVNSTSNLRYIHNYTLIRHRITQFNEKPISFLSCARINPYGQSRVPKNSHKLDLLALFLKNQSTRIRAKSKNSHETDSSTEQKEKNSSETKKTPSSGHGSGSGSKKGGWWGKSGKWRWQPIIQAQEIGILLLQLGIVIFVMRLLRPGIPLPGSDPRPSTTLISVPYSDFLSKVNGNCVKKVEVDGVHIMFKLKDVVESGNEEDVVESGSKLAESELLLRSVTPTKRVVYTTTRPNDIKTPYEKMVENEVEFGSPDKRSGGFLNSALISLFYVAVLAGLLQRFPFSWSQHTTGQLRNRKSGSSNIAKETEHGESVTFADVAGVDEAKEELEEIVEFLKNPERYIRVGARPPRGVLLVGLPGTGKTLLAKAVAGEADVPFISCSASEFVELYVGMGASRVRDLFARAKKEAPSIIFIDEIDAVAKSRDGKFRIVSNDEREQTLNQLLTEMDGFDSNSAVIVLGATNRSDVLDPALRRPGRFDRVVMVETPDKIGREAILNVHVSKKELPLGEDVDLVNIASMTTGFTGADLANLVNEAALLAGRQNKTVVEKIDFIHAVERAIAVTFLSFVFPAMASVNTALTSFVCKSGVHSASSKLPNTAFLPGFDVSGNAASTWKKENYIPSFSGPRATLTFDPSSTNKEKTTKHRKHTVDPAAPDFLPLPAFDQCFPRSTKEYTEVTHEETGHVLKVPFRRIHLAGDEPHFDTYDTSGPQDISPRIGLPKLRKEWIDRREKLGLPRFTQMFYAKKGIITEEMVYCAAREKLDPEFVRAEVARGRAIIPSNKKHLELEPMIVGRNFLVKVNANIGNSAVVSSIEEEVQKLQWATMWGADTIMDLSTGRHIHETREWILRNSAVPVGTVPIYQALEKVDGIAENLNWEVFRETLIEQAEQGVDYFTIHAGVLLRYIPLTAKRMTGIVSRGGSIHAKWCLTYHKENFAYEHWDDILDICNQYDIALSIGDGLRPGSIYDANDTAQFAELLTQGELTRRAWEKDVQVMNEGPGHIPMHKIPENMQKQLEWCNEAPFYTLGPLTTDIAPGYDHITSAIGAANIGALGTALLCYVTPKEHLGLPNRDDVKTGVISYKIAAHAADLAKGHPHAQAWDDALSKARFEFRWLDQFALSLDPMTATSFHDETLPSDGAKVAHFCSMCGPKFCSMKITEDVRKYAEEHGYGSAEEAVQQGMDAMSAEFLAAKKTVSGEQHGESGGEIYLPADYINSAKK, from the exons atgCTAGCGATCGATCCTCTACGACCGTTAATTAACATTCAATTTCACGTAAATTCGACCTCAAATCTCAGATATATTCACAATTACACCTTGATTCGACATCGAATCACTCAATTTAATGAGAAACCTATTAGTTTCTTGTCTTGTGCCAGAATTAATCCGTACGGACAATCTAGGGTTCCGAAAAATTCGCACAAATTGGATCTCCTGGCTTTGTTTTTGAAGAATCAGAGTACTAGAATTCGAGCCAAAAGTAAGAATTCACACGAGACTGACTCGTCTACGGAGCAGAAGGAGAAGAATAGCTCGGAAACGAAGAAGACTCCTAGTTCGGGTcatgggtcgggttcgggttctaAGAAGGGGGGATGGTGGGGGAAAAGTGGGAAGTGGCGGTGGCAACCGATAATTCAAGCTCAAGAGATAGGGATATTGTTGTTACAATTAGGGATTGTGATTTTTGTTATGCGGTTACTTAGGCCGGGGATTCCGTTACCTGGTTCAGACCCGAGGCCTTCAACGACGTTGATTAGTGTTCCGTATAGTGATTTTCTAAGTAAGGTGAATGGGAATTGTGTGAAGAAAGTTGAGGTTGATGGTGTGCATATTATGTTTAAGTTGAAGGATGTTGTTGAGAGTGGGAATGAGGAGGATGTGGTGGAGAGTGGGAGTAAGTTGGCGGAGTCGGAGTTGTTGTTGAGGAGTGTGACGCCTACGAAGAGAGTTGTGTATACGACGACTAGGCCGAATGATATTAAGACTCCGTATGAGAAGATGGTTGAGAATGAGGTTGAGTTTGGTTCGCCTGATAAGAGGTCGGGTGGGTTCTTGAATTCTGCTTTG ATTTCTTTATTCTATGTTGCTGTGCTGGCTGGCCTTCTACAACGGTTCCCTTTTAGTTGGTCTCAG CATACAACTGGTCAGCTAAGAAATCGGAAGTCTGGGAGCTCTAACATAGCTAAAGAAACTGAACATGGGGAAAGTGTTACGTTTGCTGATGTTGCTGGTGTTGATGAAGCCAAGGAAGAGCTTGAAGAGATCGTG GAATTTTTAAAGAATCCGGAGAGATATATTCGAGTTGGTGCTCGTCCTCCACGCGGTGTTCTCCTG GTGGGACTTCCTGGGACAGGTAAGACTCTTTTAGCGAAGGCTGTAGCGGGCGAAGCTGATGTTCCATTTATAAGTTGTTCTGCAAGTGAATTCGTCGAATTGTATGTTGGCATGGGAGCATCCCGTGTGCGAGACCTTTTCGCCCGGGCAAAGAAGGAGGCTCcatctattatttttatagatgAG ATAGATGCTGTGGCTAAGAGTCGTGATGGCAAGTTTCGGATTGTCAGCAATGACGAGAGAGAGCAAACTCTGAACCAGTTACTTACT GAGATGGATGGTTTTGACAGCAACTCAGCTGTTATTGTTCTCGGAGCAACTAACCGCTCAGATGTTTTGGACCCCGCACTTCGCCGTCCAGGAAGATTTGATCGTGTTGTTATG GTTGAGACGCCTGATAAAATTGGAAGAGAAGCCATTTTAAATGTACATGTTTCCAAGAAGGAGCTTCCACTTGGAGAGGATGTTGATCTAGTTAATATAGCTTCTATGACCACTGGCTTTACTGG GGCAGACCTTGCAAATCTAGTGAATGAAGCTGCTTTGTTAGCAGGAAGACAGAATAAAACTGTTGTGGAGAAAATTGATTTCATTCATGCCGTGGAGCGAGCAATAGCTGTAACTTTTCTCTCTTTTGTGT TCCCTGCTATGGCTTCGGTGAATACTGCTTTGACATCTTTTGTTTGTAAGAGTGGAGTCCATTCCGCTTCCTCAAAGTTGCCAAATACTGCTTTTTTGCCTGGATTTGATGTAAGTGGAAATGCTGCTAGCACTTGGAAGAAGGAAAACTACATCCCTTCCTTCTCAGGACCTAGAGCTACATTGACCTTCGATCCTTCTTCAACCAATAAGGAAAAGACAACTAAGCACAGGAAGCACACTGTTGATCCTGCAGCCCCTGATTTCCTTCCTCTTCCAGCATTTGACCAGTGTTTTCCAAGGAGCACTAAAGAATATAC GGAAGTTACTCATGAAGAAACTGGTCATGTGCTTAAAGTTCCATTCAGACGTATACATTTGGCAGGAGATGAACCTCATTTTGATACCTATGATACAAGTGGTCCCCAAGACATAAGCCCCAGGATTG GTCTTCCCAAGTTGCGGAAGGAATGGATTGACAGGCGGGAGAAGTTAGGTTTACCAAGATTTACACAAATGTTCTATGCTAAGAAAGGGATTATAACAGAGGAAATGGTGTACTGTGCTGCACGTGAGAAGCTTGATCCAGAGTTTGTAAGGGCAGAGGTTGCCCGTGGCCGTGCTATCATTCCTTCCAACAAGAAGCATCTAGAATTGGAGCCGATGATAGTCGGAAGGAACTTCTTGGTTAAGGTGAATGCGAATATTGGAAATTCGGCTGTTGTGAGTTCCATTGAGGAAGAAGTCCAGAAGCTTCAGTGGGCCACAATGTGGGGTGCTGACACTATTATGGATCTCTCTACAGGACGTCACATCCATGAAACTCGTGAGTGGATTTTACGTAATTCAGCTGTTCCAGTAGGCACCGTTCCCATCTATCAAGCACTTGAAAAGGTAGATGGAATTGCAGAAAATCTGAACTGGGAAGTTTTCAGAGAGACTTTGATTGAGCAGGCTGAACAAGGTGTAGATTATTTTACCATCCATGCAGGAGTCTTGCTTCGCTACATCCCACTAACTGCGAAACGAATGACTGGAATTGTTTCTCGAGGGGGATCTATCCATGCAAAGTGGTGTTTAACTTATCACAAGGAAAATTTTGCCTATGAGCACTGGGATGACATACTGGATATCTGCAATCAGTATGATATAGCATTGTCCATAGGTGATGGCCTGCGACCAGGGTCGATATACGATGCCAATGACACTGCTCAGTTCGCAGAGCTCTTAACTCAAGGAGAATTGACACGTAGAGCTTGGGAAAAAGATGTTCAG GTGATGAATGAAGGGCCTGGACATATTCCAATGCACAAGATTCCAGAGAACATGCAAAAACAGCTGGAATGGTGTAATGAAGCGCCCTTCTACACCCTTGGACCTTTGACCACTGATATTGCTCCTGGTTATGATCACATCACATCAGCCATAGGTGCTGCCAACATAGGCGCCCTTGGTACAGCGCTTCTCTGTTATGTCACTCCAAAAGAGCACCTTGGTTTGCCTAATAGGGATGATGTCAAAACTGGGGTCATATCATATAAGATTGCTGCTCATGCTGCTGATTTAGCAAAAGGTCATCCACATGCTCAAGCCTGGGATGATGCACTTAGCAAGGCCAGATTTGAGTTCCGTTGGCTGGATCAGTTTGCATTGTCATTGGACCCAATGACTGCCACATCCTTCCATGATGAAACCTTGCCATCAGATGGTGCAAAAGTGGCACATTTCTGCTCTATGTGTGGGCCAAAGTTCTGCTCCATGAAGATCACAGAAGATGTTCGCAAGTATGCGGAGGAGCATGGTTATGGAAGTGCGGAAGAAGCCGTTCAACAGGGGATGGATGCTATGAGTGCTGAATTTCTGGCAGCAAAAAAAACTGTGAGTGGTGAACAGCATGGCGAATCTGGTGGAGAAATCTACCTGCCGGCAGACTACATCAATTCGGCAAAGAAGTGA
- the LOC135150791 gene encoding uncharacterized protein LOC135150791 gives MDQYSTSSSPVENVSASGLGSELTKTLKEQHQSSITDAHNVGDQEHIYANVSAEGDGDYEEDEDLTAEILAQSGYGKVVSRNDSSVGDQECMFEDEKEANSELGCAQTSSHSHKSWPSDKKLVSAFKGSREKEGVHVTWAPDVYDPPVTSDDHFVQDKSEKHKGENRKQKGKQKREGKSAREEKGKGKRKDKQTRKHGGSSNK, from the coding sequence ATGGATCAATATAGTACTAGCAGTAGTCCTGTGGAAAATGTTTCAGCATCTGGGCTTGGGTCTGAACTGACAAAGACTCTAAAGGAGCAACATCAGAGCAGTATAACTGATGCTCACAATGTGGGTGATCAAGAACATATTTATGCGAATGTCAGTGCGGAGGGGGATGGTGATTATGAGGAGGATGAAGACTTGACTGCTGAAATATTGGCACAAAGTGGATATGGCAAAGTTGTATCGAGGAATGATAGTAGTGTGGGAGATCAAGAATGTATGTTTGAGGACGAGAAGGAAGCAAATTCTGAATTGGGATGTGCTCAAACTTCTAGTCATAGTCATAAGAGCTGGCCTAGTGATAAGAAGCTTGTGTCGGCCTTCAAAGGTAGTCGTGAGAAGGAGGGAGTGCATGTAACGTGGGCACCTGATGTTTATGATCCTCCTGTTACTTCTGATGATCACTTTGTCCAAGACAAGAGTGAAAAGCATAAAGGCGAGAACAGGAAGCAGAAGGGTAAGCAGAAGAGGGAAGGCAAATCTGCCCGAGAAGAGAAGGGGAAGGGAAAGAGAAAAGACAAGCAAACTCGTAAGCATGGTGGGAGTTCTAATAAGTGA
- the LOC108208806 gene encoding ATP-dependent zinc metalloprotease FTSH 9, chloroplastic isoform X1, with amino-acid sequence MLAIDPLRPLINIQFHVNSTSNLRYIHNYTLIRHRITQFNEKPISFLSCARINPYGQSRVPKNSHKLDLLALFLKNQSTRIRAKSKNSHETDSSTEQKEKNSSETKKTPSSGHGSGSGSKKGGWWGKSGKWRWQPIIQAQEIGILLLQLGIVIFVMRLLRPGIPLPGSDPRPSTTLISVPYSDFLSKVNGNCVKKVEVDGVHIMFKLKDVVESGNEEDVVESGSKLAESELLLRSVTPTKRVVYTTTRPNDIKTPYEKMVENEVEFGSPDKRSGGFLNSALISLFYVAVLAGLLQRFPFSWSQHTTGQLRNRKSGSSNIAKETEHGESVTFADVAGVDEAKEELEEIVEFLKNPERYIRVGARPPRGVLLVGLPGTGKTLLAKAVAGEADVPFISCSASEFVELYVGMGASRVRDLFARAKKEAPSIIFIDEIDAVAKSRDGKFRIVSNDEREQTLNQLLTEMDGFDSNSAVIVLGATNRSDVLDPALRRPGRFDRVVMVETPDKIGREAILNVHVSKKELPLGEDVDLVNIASMTTGFTGADLANLVNEAALLAGRQNKTVVEKIDFIHAVERAIAGIEKKTAKLQGCEKGVVARHEAGHAVVGTAIANLIPGQPRVSKLSILPRSGGALGFTYTPPTTEDRYLLFVDELRGRLVTLLGGRAAEEVVYSGRVSTGAVDDIRRATDMAYKAVTEYGLNQTIGPVSLSTLSSGGADDASGASPWGRGQGHLDDLAQIEVKELLQSALEIALCVVRANPTVLEGLGADLEEKEKVEGEELHKWLKMVVAPAELAFFITGKQESILPLQTSPGQRLFDVQ; translated from the exons atgCTAGCGATCGATCCTCTACGACCGTTAATTAACATTCAATTTCACGTAAATTCGACCTCAAATCTCAGATATATTCACAATTACACCTTGATTCGACATCGAATCACTCAATTTAATGAGAAACCTATTAGTTTCTTGTCTTGTGCCAGAATTAATCCGTACGGACAATCTAGGGTTCCGAAAAATTCGCACAAATTGGATCTCCTGGCTTTGTTTTTGAAGAATCAGAGTACTAGAATTCGAGCCAAAAGTAAGAATTCACACGAGACTGACTCGTCTACGGAGCAGAAGGAGAAGAATAGCTCGGAAACGAAGAAGACTCCTAGTTCGGGTcatgggtcgggttcgggttctaAGAAGGGGGGATGGTGGGGGAAAAGTGGGAAGTGGCGGTGGCAACCGATAATTCAAGCTCAAGAGATAGGGATATTGTTGTTACAATTAGGGATTGTGATTTTTGTTATGCGGTTACTTAGGCCGGGGATTCCGTTACCTGGTTCAGACCCGAGGCCTTCAACGACGTTGATTAGTGTTCCGTATAGTGATTTTCTAAGTAAGGTGAATGGGAATTGTGTGAAGAAAGTTGAGGTTGATGGTGTGCATATTATGTTTAAGTTGAAGGATGTTGTTGAGAGTGGGAATGAGGAGGATGTGGTGGAGAGTGGGAGTAAGTTGGCGGAGTCGGAGTTGTTGTTGAGGAGTGTGACGCCTACGAAGAGAGTTGTGTATACGACGACTAGGCCGAATGATATTAAGACTCCGTATGAGAAGATGGTTGAGAATGAGGTTGAGTTTGGTTCGCCTGATAAGAGGTCGGGTGGGTTCTTGAATTCTGCTTTG ATTTCTTTATTCTATGTTGCTGTGCTGGCTGGCCTTCTACAACGGTTCCCTTTTAGTTGGTCTCAG CATACAACTGGTCAGCTAAGAAATCGGAAGTCTGGGAGCTCTAACATAGCTAAAGAAACTGAACATGGGGAAAGTGTTACGTTTGCTGATGTTGCTGGTGTTGATGAAGCCAAGGAAGAGCTTGAAGAGATCGTG GAATTTTTAAAGAATCCGGAGAGATATATTCGAGTTGGTGCTCGTCCTCCACGCGGTGTTCTCCTG GTGGGACTTCCTGGGACAGGTAAGACTCTTTTAGCGAAGGCTGTAGCGGGCGAAGCTGATGTTCCATTTATAAGTTGTTCTGCAAGTGAATTCGTCGAATTGTATGTTGGCATGGGAGCATCCCGTGTGCGAGACCTTTTCGCCCGGGCAAAGAAGGAGGCTCcatctattatttttatagatgAG ATAGATGCTGTGGCTAAGAGTCGTGATGGCAAGTTTCGGATTGTCAGCAATGACGAGAGAGAGCAAACTCTGAACCAGTTACTTACT GAGATGGATGGTTTTGACAGCAACTCAGCTGTTATTGTTCTCGGAGCAACTAACCGCTCAGATGTTTTGGACCCCGCACTTCGCCGTCCAGGAAGATTTGATCGTGTTGTTATG GTTGAGACGCCTGATAAAATTGGAAGAGAAGCCATTTTAAATGTACATGTTTCCAAGAAGGAGCTTCCACTTGGAGAGGATGTTGATCTAGTTAATATAGCTTCTATGACCACTGGCTTTACTGG GGCAGACCTTGCAAATCTAGTGAATGAAGCTGCTTTGTTAGCAGGAAGACAGAATAAAACTGTTGTGGAGAAAATTGATTTCATTCATGCCGTGGAGCGAGCAATAGCT GGTATCGAGAAGAAGACTGCTAAGCTACAGGGTTGTGAAAAAGGTGTGGTTGCAAGGCATGAAGCTGGTCACGCTGTTGTGGGCACTGCCATTGCAAATCTTATTCCTGGACAGCCAAGGGTTTCG aaGCTGAGTATATTACCGCGGTCTGGAGGGGCATTGGGTTTTACTTACACTCCTCCCACCACCGAGGATAGATATCTGCTTTTTGTTGACGAATTGCGTGGACGCTTGGTTACCCTTCTCGGAGGACGTGCAGCTGAAGAAGTTGTTTACTCAGGTCGTGTTTCAACAGGTGCAGTTGATGATATACGTCGAGCTACAGATATGGCGTACAAGGCTGTTACTGAGTATGGTCTCAATCAGACTATAGGCCCTGTTTCATTGTCAACACTTTCTAGTGGTGGGGCCGATGACGCGTCAGGAGCCTCCCCGTGGGGAAGGGGTCAG GGACATCTTGATGATCTTGCTCAAATAGAGGTCAAAGAATTGCTACAATCAGCTCTTGAAATAGCACTGTGTGTTGTTCGTGCTAATCCTACTGTCTTAGAGGGGCTTGGTGCGGATCTAGAAG AAAAAGAGAAAGTAGAAGGCGAAGAACTTCACAAATGGTTAAAAATGGTAGTTGCACCAGCAGAACTTGCTTTTTTCATTACAGGCAAGCAAGAGTCTATTCTTCCATTGCAAACAAGTCCAGGACAACGTCTCTTTGATGTTCAATGA